A single window of Nocardia sp. NBC_01327 DNA harbors:
- a CDS encoding DUF488 domain-containing protein, translated as MAAQPRYRVKRVYDAPDADDGRRVLVDRLWPRGISKQQAAIDHWAKEVTPSTELRRWYHADPEARRAEFETRYRLELDNDTARDVLARLRREAAAGPLTLVTAVKEPEHSHVPVLLGELAESPAGEGR; from the coding sequence ATGGCAGCGCAACCGAGGTACCGGGTCAAGCGCGTGTACGACGCACCCGATGCGGACGACGGCCGCCGGGTGCTGGTGGATCGGCTGTGGCCGCGCGGCATCAGCAAACAGCAGGCGGCGATCGACCACTGGGCCAAGGAGGTGACGCCTTCCACAGAGCTGCGGAGGTGGTATCACGCGGACCCGGAGGCGCGACGCGCCGAATTCGAGACACGGTATCGACTCGAGCTCGACAATGACACGGCCCGAGATGTGCTGGCGCGGTTGCGCCGAGAGGCCGCAGCCGGACCATTGACGCTGGTGACAGCGGTGAAGGAGCCGGAGCACAGTCATGTCCCGGTATTGCTCGGTGAGCTGGCCGAAAGCCCTGCGGGGGAGGGACGTTAA
- the trhA gene encoding PAQR family membrane homeostasis protein TrhA, translating into MRGWIHAWAFGVAVIAVIVLVSKASTISASAAWSTAVYGLTVCGVFGISATYHRVHWRTPRARMWMKRADHSMIFLFIAGSYTPFALLGVRGHAGTTLLITVWAGAVAGVALKMLRPTAPRWVGVPLYLLLGWAIVPVAGTLIHNVGWTPVLLLLAGGIAYSVGGILYASRWPDPWPRVFGYHEFFHAATVVAALCHYVAVWLVLLH; encoded by the coding sequence ATGCGCGGGTGGATTCATGCGTGGGCCTTCGGCGTTGCCGTCATCGCGGTGATCGTGCTGGTGAGCAAGGCCTCGACGATCTCGGCGAGCGCGGCCTGGTCGACCGCCGTCTACGGGCTGACGGTGTGCGGGGTGTTCGGTATCAGCGCGACCTACCACCGGGTGCACTGGCGCACGCCGCGCGCTCGCATGTGGATGAAACGGGCCGATCATTCGATGATTTTCCTGTTCATCGCGGGCAGCTACACGCCGTTCGCACTGCTCGGTGTCCGCGGACACGCCGGGACGACCTTGTTGATCACGGTGTGGGCGGGCGCGGTCGCGGGTGTCGCACTGAAGATGCTGCGGCCCACCGCTCCTCGCTGGGTGGGGGTGCCGCTGTATCTGCTGCTCGGCTGGGCCATTGTGCCGGTGGCCGGAACCCTCATCCACAATGTCGGCTGGACGCCGGTATTACTGCTGCTCGCGGGCGGTATCGCCTATAGCGTAGGCGGCATTCTCTACGCCTCGCGGTGGCCGGACCCGTGGCCCAGGGTCTTCGGATATCACGAGTTCTTCCATGCGGCAACGGTCGTCGCGGCCCTATGCCACTATGTTGCTGTCTGGCTGGTCCTGCTCCACTGA
- a CDS encoding thioredoxin domain-containing protein: MNLLKDATSPYLRQHADNPVHWREWDAAALASARERDVPILLSIGYASCHWCHVMAHESFEDEGTARLMNENFVCIKVDREERPDLDAVYMNATVAMTGQGGWPMTCFLTPEGEPFYCGTYYPKTPRHGMPSFTQLLSAVTDTWRNRRDEVDQAAAQVGAALRQQTAGLPDSAVDLDAKLLDHAVASVLKDMDPKHGGFGGAPKFPPSALLEGLLRDFERTGNEAVRQAVSFTAEAMARGGIYDQLRGGFARYSVDEAWVVPHFEKMLYDNAQLLRVYSHLARRAQDGEDAPWRDPVAAPDASEPLALRVTRETAGFLLDDLGTERGGFASALDADTHLEPGQPGVEGATYVWTPAELNGELGAHDGAWAAELFGVTTAGTFEQGTSVLTRYRDPGAADYERFERIRSTLSTARQTRPQPARDDKVVTAWNGMAITALAEAGAAHLNPVWIAAAERCAAFLLNEHVREGRVCRASLGGVAGAAPGVLEDYAWLALGLLSVHQTSSGDWLAQAERILDAAITHFADPETPGSWFDTADDAETLVTRPRDPVDGATPAGTSVLADALLTAAALSDPERAVCYRDLADQTLTRGAVLLARAPRSAGHWLAVAEAALRGPIQVAVSAGDADLDGWAACLVTAARVAAPGGTVIVSGDQDSQPLLADRPPVADLSAAYVCRGSVCDLPVTTVSEVRAALLPPLA; encoded by the coding sequence GTGAACCTCCTGAAGGATGCCACCTCGCCGTACCTGCGCCAGCACGCCGACAACCCGGTGCATTGGCGGGAATGGGATGCTGCGGCGCTGGCCTCGGCGCGGGAGCGGGATGTGCCGATCCTGCTGTCGATCGGGTACGCGTCCTGCCACTGGTGCCATGTCATGGCGCACGAATCGTTCGAGGACGAGGGCACGGCGAGGCTCATGAACGAGAACTTCGTGTGCATCAAGGTGGATCGGGAGGAGCGGCCCGATCTGGATGCGGTGTACATGAATGCGACCGTCGCCATGACCGGGCAGGGCGGGTGGCCGATGACCTGCTTCCTGACGCCGGAGGGGGAGCCGTTCTACTGCGGGACCTACTACCCGAAGACGCCGCGACACGGGATGCCGTCGTTCACCCAGCTGTTGAGCGCGGTGACCGATACCTGGCGGAATCGGCGCGATGAGGTGGACCAGGCGGCCGCGCAGGTCGGCGCGGCGCTGCGGCAGCAGACGGCGGGACTGCCGGACAGTGCGGTGGATCTGGACGCCAAGCTGCTCGATCACGCCGTGGCTTCGGTGCTCAAGGATATGGATCCCAAGCACGGCGGATTCGGCGGCGCGCCGAAGTTTCCGCCGTCCGCACTGCTCGAAGGGCTGCTGCGGGATTTCGAGCGCACCGGGAACGAGGCTGTGCGGCAGGCGGTTTCGTTCACGGCCGAGGCCATGGCGCGGGGCGGCATCTACGACCAGTTGCGCGGCGGCTTCGCCCGGTACTCGGTGGACGAGGCCTGGGTGGTGCCGCACTTCGAGAAGATGCTCTACGACAATGCGCAACTGCTGCGGGTGTATTCGCATCTGGCGCGGCGGGCACAGGACGGGGAGGATGCGCCCTGGCGTGATCCGGTGGCCGCGCCGGATGCCTCGGAACCGCTGGCGCTGCGCGTGACTCGCGAAACCGCCGGCTTCCTGCTGGACGATCTGGGCACCGAACGCGGCGGCTTCGCCTCCGCGCTGGATGCCGATACCCACCTCGAACCCGGACAGCCCGGCGTGGAGGGCGCCACCTACGTGTGGACTCCGGCGGAACTGAACGGTGAGCTGGGTGCGCACGACGGCGCCTGGGCCGCAGAGCTTTTCGGCGTCACCACCGCCGGAACCTTCGAACAGGGCACCTCGGTGCTCACCCGGTACCGCGACCCCGGCGCGGCGGATTACGAACGCTTCGAACGCATTCGGTCCACCTTGAGCACGGCCCGCCAGACCCGCCCGCAGCCCGCGCGTGACGACAAGGTCGTGACCGCCTGGAACGGCATGGCCATCACCGCGCTCGCCGAAGCCGGTGCGGCGCACCTGAATCCGGTCTGGATTGCCGCCGCCGAGCGCTGCGCGGCGTTCCTGCTGAACGAACATGTGCGCGAGGGCCGGGTCTGCCGCGCCTCGCTCGGCGGGGTCGCCGGCGCCGCCCCCGGCGTGCTGGAGGATTACGCCTGGCTGGCACTGGGTTTGCTCTCCGTACATCAGACCAGCAGTGGGGACTGGCTGGCGCAGGCGGAGCGCATCCTCGATGCCGCGATCACGCATTTCGCCGATCCGGAAACGCCGGGCAGCTGGTTCGATACCGCCGATGATGCCGAAACCCTGGTCACCCGCCCGCGCGACCCCGTCGACGGTGCGACCCCGGCGGGCACCTCCGTCCTGGCCGACGCGCTGCTCACCGCCGCCGCCCTCAGTGATCCGGAGCGGGCCGTCTGCTATCGCGATCTGGCAGACCAGACCCTCACGCGCGGTGCGGTTCTGCTCGCTCGGGCGCCTCGGTCGGCGGGGCACTGGCTGGCGGTGGCCGAGGCCGCGCTGCGCGGTCCCATCCAGGTGGCCGTCTCCGCCGGCGATGCCGATCTGGACGGCTGGGCCGCCTGCCTGGTCACCGCGGCCCGCGTGGCCGCCCCCGGCGGGACCGTCATCGTCTCCGGCGATCAGGACTCCCAGCCCCTGCTGGCCGACCGTCCCCCGGTCGCGGACCTGTCCGCCGCCTACGTCTGCCGCGGTTCGGTCTGTGATCTGCCGGTCACCACCGTGTCGGAGGTCCGGGCCGCATTGCTGCCGCCACTGGCCTGA
- the coaA gene encoding type I pantothenate kinase, whose translation MARMSEPSPYVEFDRKQWRTLRKSTPLVLTEEELTGLRGLGEQIDLEEVAEVYLPLARLIHLQVAAKQRLFAATATFLGETHPDRQVPYVIGVAGSVAVGKSTTARVLQALLARWDHHPRVDLVTTDGFLYPTAELTRRGIMHRKGFPESYDRRKLLRFVTEVKSGAPEVCAPVYSHIAYDIVPDQFHCVRQPDILIVEGLNVLQTGPRLMVSDLFDFSVYVDARIEDIENWYVQRFLSLRKTAFTDPNSAFHHYANFTDSEATNQAKEIWHSTNRPNLVENILPTRPRATLVLRKDSDHAINRLRLRKL comes from the coding sequence GTGGCACGGATGAGCGAGCCGAGTCCCTATGTGGAATTCGACCGGAAACAGTGGCGCACCCTGCGCAAGTCGACTCCCCTGGTGCTCACCGAGGAAGAACTGACCGGCCTGCGCGGCCTGGGCGAGCAGATCGACCTCGAAGAGGTCGCGGAGGTCTACCTCCCGCTGGCCCGTCTCATTCATTTGCAGGTCGCCGCGAAACAGCGCCTGTTCGCCGCGACCGCGACCTTCCTCGGGGAAACCCATCCCGATCGCCAGGTGCCGTATGTGATCGGCGTGGCGGGCTCGGTGGCGGTCGGTAAATCCACGACCGCCCGTGTGCTGCAGGCACTGCTGGCGCGCTGGGATCACCACCCCCGGGTGGATCTGGTCACCACCGACGGATTCCTGTACCCCACAGCCGAACTCACCCGGCGCGGCATCATGCACCGCAAGGGTTTCCCGGAGTCCTACGACCGCCGCAAGCTGCTGCGCTTCGTCACCGAGGTGAAATCCGGTGCGCCCGAGGTGTGCGCGCCGGTGTATTCGCATATCGCCTACGACATCGTGCCCGACCAGTTCCACTGTGTGCGCCAGCCCGACATCCTCATCGTCGAGGGCCTGAACGTCCTGCAGACCGGACCCCGCCTGATGGTGTCGGACCTGTTCGACTTCTCCGTGTACGTGGACGCCCGGATCGAGGACATCGAGAACTGGTACGTGCAGCGCTTCCTGTCACTGCGCAAAACCGCCTTCACCGATCCGAATTCGGCCTTCCACCACTACGCGAACTTCACCGATTCCGAAGCCACCAATCAGGCCAAGGAGATCTGGCACAGCACCAACCGCCCGAACCTGGTGGAGAACATCCTGCCCACCCGCCCGCGCGCCACGCTCGTACTGCGCAAGGACTCCGACCACGCCATCAACCGGCTGCGGCTGCGCAAGCTCTAG
- a CDS encoding glutaredoxin family protein codes for MTADTGPELVVYRRPGCPFCARLRRALNSNGIVHREVDIWQDPEAAAFVRKVADGNETVPTVVLKNGGSERTWVNPRPKWLISVVTTEAPALTGGPRSYWPIRRDDLPRPRPAAPTPPAN; via the coding sequence ATGACCGCTGACACCGGCCCTGAACTGGTCGTTTACCGCCGCCCCGGCTGCCCCTTCTGCGCGCGACTGCGCCGGGCGCTCAACAGCAATGGGATCGTGCATCGCGAAGTCGATATCTGGCAGGACCCGGAGGCGGCGGCATTCGTCCGCAAGGTCGCCGACGGCAATGAGACGGTGCCGACCGTCGTGCTGAAAAACGGTGGGTCGGAACGCACCTGGGTGAATCCGCGCCCGAAATGGCTGATCTCCGTCGTCACCACCGAAGCCCCCGCCCTGACCGGCGGCCCGCGCAGCTACTGGCCGATCCGCCGCGACGACCTCCCCCGCCCGCGCCCCGCAGCACCCACACCACCTGCGAACTGA
- the glyA gene encoding serine hydroxymethyltransferase: MTQTTASVNSQSLAELDPEVAAAMGGELARQRDTLEMIASENFVPRAVLQAQGSVLTNKYAEGYPGRRYYGGCENVDVVEDLARARVTELFGAEYANVQPHSGAQANAAVLMALMNPGEKLLGLDLAHGGHLTHGMRLNFSGKLYEVHAYGVSKEDHRVDMDEVRKIARETRPKVIVAGWSAYPRHLDFAAFREIADEVGAYLWVDMAHFAGLVAAGLHPSPVPFADVVSSTVHKTLGGPRSGLILAKQEFAKKLNSAVFPGQQGGPLMHAIAAKAVAFKIAAGEEFAERQARTIRGAQILAERLTREDATSKGINVLTGGTDVHLVLVDLRNSQLDGQQGEDLLHEIGITVNRNAVPFDPRPPMVTSGLRIGTPALATRGFGDAEFTEVAEIIAAALTGSAELDSLRQRVSTLAQAFPLYEGLEDWRLLG; this comes from the coding sequence GTGACGCAGACGACCGCCTCTGTCAATTCCCAGTCCCTCGCCGAACTCGATCCCGAGGTGGCTGCCGCGATGGGTGGCGAGCTCGCCCGCCAGCGCGACACCCTCGAGATGATCGCCTCGGAGAACTTCGTGCCGCGCGCGGTCCTGCAGGCGCAGGGCAGCGTGCTCACCAACAAGTATGCCGAGGGTTACCCGGGCCGCCGCTACTACGGCGGCTGCGAAAACGTCGACGTGGTCGAGGATCTGGCCCGCGCCCGCGTCACCGAGCTCTTCGGCGCGGAATACGCCAATGTCCAGCCGCATTCGGGCGCGCAGGCCAATGCCGCCGTCCTGATGGCGCTGATGAATCCGGGCGAGAAGCTGCTCGGCCTGGATCTGGCGCACGGCGGCCACCTCACGCACGGCATGCGGCTGAACTTCTCCGGCAAGCTGTACGAGGTGCACGCCTACGGCGTCAGCAAGGAAGATCACCGCGTCGATATGGACGAGGTGCGCAAGATCGCTCGCGAGACCCGCCCGAAGGTGATCGTCGCCGGCTGGTCCGCGTACCCGCGGCACCTGGATTTCGCGGCCTTCCGCGAGATCGCCGACGAGGTCGGCGCGTACCTGTGGGTCGATATGGCGCATTTCGCCGGTCTGGTCGCCGCCGGGCTGCACCCGTCGCCGGTGCCGTTCGCCGATGTCGTCTCCTCGACTGTGCACAAGACCCTCGGCGGTCCCCGGTCCGGCCTGATCCTGGCCAAGCAGGAGTTCGCCAAGAAGCTCAACAGCGCGGTGTTCCCGGGCCAGCAGGGCGGCCCGCTCATGCACGCGATCGCCGCCAAGGCCGTGGCGTTCAAGATCGCCGCGGGCGAGGAGTTCGCCGAGCGTCAGGCGCGCACCATCCGCGGCGCCCAGATTCTCGCCGAGCGGCTCACCCGCGAGGATGCCACCTCGAAGGGCATCAATGTCCTCACCGGCGGCACCGATGTGCACCTCGTTCTGGTCGATCTGCGCAACTCGCAGCTGGACGGCCAGCAGGGCGAGGATCTGCTGCACGAAATCGGAATCACCGTGAACCGCAACGCCGTTCCGTTCGACCCGCGCCCGCCGATGGTCACCTCGGGGCTGCGCATCGGCACCCCGGCACTGGCCACCCGCGGCTTCGGCGATGCCGAGTTCACCGAGGTCGCCGAGATCATCGCCGCCGCGCTGACCGGCTCCGCGGAGCTGGATTCGCTGCGCCAGCGGGTCTCCACACTGGCCCAGGCCTTCCCGCTGTACGAGGGCCTCGAGGACTGGCGCCTGCTCGGCTGA
- a CDS encoding isoprenyl transferase: MKLASQVRGLPYRIYEARLAQQLAGRQHPRHVAVMCDGNRRWARENGFTDVSHGHRVGALKIAELVGWCGESGVEMVTVYLLSTENLRRDREELDTLFEVITDVVDELSAPEQNSSVRIVGALDQLPDYVAKRLRVAAERTSGRDGVHVNVAIGYGGRQEITDAVRSLVRQEIEAGETGEDLVQSITVDAIGQHLYTSGQPDPDLVIRTSGEQRLSGFLLWQSAYSEIWFTEAYWPEFRRVDFLRALRDFAARHRRFGV; encoded by the coding sequence GTGAAGCTTGCGAGTCAGGTGCGTGGACTCCCGTATCGGATTTACGAGGCCAGACTGGCCCAGCAGCTGGCGGGCAGGCAGCACCCCCGGCACGTCGCCGTCATGTGTGACGGCAATCGGCGCTGGGCGCGGGAGAACGGCTTCACCGATGTCAGTCACGGGCATCGGGTGGGGGCGCTCAAAATTGCCGAGCTGGTCGGCTGGTGCGGTGAGTCGGGCGTCGAGATGGTCACCGTCTATCTGCTCTCCACCGAGAATCTGCGCCGCGACCGCGAGGAGCTGGACACGCTCTTCGAGGTGATCACCGATGTGGTCGACGAACTCTCTGCACCGGAACAGAATTCGAGTGTGCGCATCGTGGGCGCGCTCGATCAGTTGCCGGACTATGTGGCCAAGCGATTGCGGGTGGCGGCCGAGCGCACCAGCGGCCGCGACGGCGTGCACGTGAATGTGGCCATCGGCTACGGCGGCCGGCAGGAGATCACCGATGCGGTGCGCTCGTTGGTGCGCCAGGAGATCGAGGCGGGCGAGACCGGCGAGGATCTGGTGCAGTCGATCACCGTCGACGCCATCGGGCAGCACCTCTACACCTCCGGTCAGCCGGATCCGGATCTGGTCATCCGCACCTCCGGTGAGCAGCGCCTGTCCGGATTCCTGCTGTGGCAGAGCGCCTATTCGGAGATCTGGTTCACCGAGGCGTACTGGCCGGAGTTCCGGCGCGTCGATTTTCTGCGGGCCCTGCGCGATTTTGCTGCCCGGCACCGCCGTTTCGGTGTCTGA
- a CDS encoding adenylate/guanylate cyclase domain-containing protein — MISRLILWALRARWGLSVVVMACNLSGLAVISTELLLSGFFGRLGSTWMTTFVQVAIYPAIGAAVGIVLAVRDREHYFSWLDQRRAPTETEARRLLHLPMGITLRALAIWIPGVIIAAAVYAHATSPRNFAVVLSMFTLGGLESAALTYLIVDRLIRPTIPVVAEVLDDTAHWSSTVLMRVLVTFAVVGAVPLLMLITVLADPTTDPSDRVRTGIYLAVVGLSAGSVATAALARAVATPMHTLRDALDRIARGELDVQVPIGSTSEIGRLEHSVNELAANLREREHMRTVFGRHVGTEVAERALAGTTNLTGDLQVVTALFVDVTGSVALSTELAPHDFVAKLNRLLSIVITATEDNHGLVNKFEGDAALCIFGAPIALEDNATPALRAARRIRDEVAAAGELDVGIGVARGLVFAGDVGADTRLEFTVIGDAVNEAARLTTEAKQVGRRILASQAVIDAAAEFERSRWELHDTLHLRGRKEPTPGWTDTPSRRTVRRNGTDPQAVPLPVAPPAPADADQAADR; from the coding sequence GTGATAAGCAGGCTCATCCTCTGGGCGCTGCGCGCGCGCTGGGGACTCTCGGTGGTCGTCATGGCGTGCAACCTCAGCGGGCTCGCGGTCATCTCCACCGAACTGCTGCTGAGCGGATTCTTCGGCCGCCTCGGATCGACGTGGATGACCACCTTCGTCCAGGTCGCCATCTACCCGGCCATCGGCGCCGCGGTCGGCATCGTGCTCGCGGTGCGCGATCGGGAGCACTATTTCAGCTGGCTCGATCAGCGCCGCGCGCCCACCGAAACCGAGGCGCGGCGACTGCTGCATCTGCCCATGGGCATCACCCTGCGGGCGCTGGCCATCTGGATTCCGGGTGTGATCATTGCCGCCGCGGTGTACGCGCACGCCACCTCGCCGCGGAATTTCGCGGTGGTGCTATCCATGTTCACCCTCGGCGGGCTGGAGTCGGCGGCCCTCACCTACCTCATCGTGGACCGGTTGATCCGGCCCACGATCCCGGTGGTGGCGGAGGTGCTCGACGACACCGCGCACTGGAGTTCCACGGTGCTCATGCGGGTGCTGGTCACCTTCGCGGTGGTGGGCGCGGTGCCGCTGCTCATGCTCATCACCGTGCTGGCCGATCCCACAACGGATCCGAGCGACCGTGTCCGCACGGGCATTTACCTTGCGGTGGTGGGACTTTCGGCGGGTTCGGTCGCGACGGCCGCGCTGGCCCGCGCGGTCGCCACCCCGATGCACACGCTGCGCGACGCGCTCGATCGCATCGCCCGGGGCGAGCTCGACGTACAGGTGCCGATCGGCAGCACCAGCGAAATCGGCCGCCTCGAGCATTCGGTGAACGAACTCGCCGCGAATCTGCGCGAGCGCGAACATATGCGCACCGTCTTCGGCCGCCATGTCGGCACCGAGGTGGCCGAACGCGCGCTGGCGGGCACCACCAATCTCACCGGCGATCTACAGGTGGTGACAGCGCTTTTCGTCGATGTCACCGGTTCGGTGGCACTGTCCACCGAACTCGCCCCGCACGATTTCGTCGCCAAACTCAACCGGCTGCTGTCCATCGTGATCACGGCGACCGAGGACAATCACGGGCTGGTCAACAAGTTCGAAGGTGATGCGGCGCTGTGCATCTTCGGTGCGCCGATCGCGCTGGAGGACAATGCCACTCCCGCGCTGCGGGCCGCCCGCCGCATTCGCGACGAGGTCGCCGCGGCGGGGGAACTCGATGTCGGCATCGGGGTGGCGCGCGGTCTCGTCTTCGCCGGTGACGTCGGTGCGGACACCCGCCTCGAATTCACCGTGATCGGGGACGCCGTCAATGAGGCGGCCCGCCTCACGACCGAGGCCAAACAGGTCGGCCGCCGGATTCTGGCCAGTCAGGCCGTTATCGACGCCGCCGCCGAGTTCGAACGCAGCAGGTGGGAGTTGCACGACACCCTCCACCTCCGCGGCCGCAAAGAGCCCACTCCAGGCTGGACCGACACTCCGTCCCGCAGGACAGTCCGCCGCAACGGCACCGACCCGCAGGCCGTTCCCCTCCCGGTCGCACCCCCGGCCCCAGCCGACGCCGACCAGGCAGCCGATCGCTAG
- a CDS encoding PhoH family protein: MTDARSVNAPTGNAASNRGTRTTGPGVRASQSSDSGLKTFVVDTSVLLSDPWALTRFGEHRVVLPLVVISELEGKRHHHELGWFAREALRMLDDLRLAHGRLDQKIPIGTGGGTLQVELNHTDPSVLPVGFRTDSNDSRILACALNFAAEGERVVLVSKDIPLRVKASAVGLQADEYHAQDVVTSGWTGMVEIEVGSETVDRLYSDSIIDLDEARDMPCHTGIRLLSSRGSALARVSPDKRIQLVRGDREAFGLHGRSAEQRIALDLLMDESIGIVSMGGRAGTGKSALALTAGLEAVLERRTHRKVVVFRPLYAVGGQDLGYLPGSESEKMGPWAQAVFDTLDGLASPEVMEEVQARGMLEVLPLTHIRGRSLHDSFVIVDEAQSLERNVLLTVLSRLGSGSRVVLTHDVAQRDNLRVGRHDGVAAVIEKLKGHPLFAHITLTRSERSPIAALVTEMLEEFGPNA; encoded by the coding sequence GTGACTGATGCACGCTCCGTCAACGCTCCCACCGGGAACGCCGCCTCCAACCGGGGCACGCGCACCACAGGTCCGGGAGTTCGCGCCTCGCAGTCGTCCGATTCCGGACTGAAAACCTTCGTTGTGGATACGTCGGTGCTGCTCTCCGATCCTTGGGCGCTGACCCGCTTCGGCGAGCACCGCGTGGTGCTGCCGCTCGTGGTGATCAGTGAGCTCGAGGGCAAACGTCACCACCACGAACTGGGCTGGTTCGCCCGGGAGGCATTGCGGATGCTGGACGATTTACGTCTGGCACACGGTCGGCTCGACCAGAAGATCCCGATCGGCACCGGGGGCGGAACGCTCCAGGTGGAGCTCAATCACACTGATCCGAGCGTGCTTCCGGTCGGATTCCGCACGGACAGCAACGATTCCCGCATTCTCGCCTGCGCGCTGAATTTCGCGGCCGAGGGTGAACGAGTCGTACTGGTATCCAAGGACATTCCGCTGCGCGTCAAGGCGAGCGCGGTCGGATTGCAGGCGGACGAGTACCACGCCCAGGATGTCGTCACCTCCGGGTGGACCGGCATGGTGGAGATCGAGGTCGGTTCCGAAACCGTGGACCGGCTCTACAGCGATTCCATCATCGATCTCGATGAGGCGCGGGATATGCCGTGCCACACCGGAATCCGGCTGCTGAGCTCGCGCGGCAGCGCACTGGCCCGAGTGTCTCCGGACAAGCGGATCCAGCTGGTGCGCGGCGACCGTGAGGCCTTCGGGTTGCACGGGCGCTCCGCCGAACAGCGCATCGCCCTGGATCTGCTCATGGACGAGAGCATCGGGATCGTCTCGATGGGCGGCCGTGCCGGTACCGGCAAATCCGCGCTCGCCCTCACCGCGGGTCTGGAAGCGGTGCTGGAGCGCCGGACGCATCGCAAGGTGGTGGTCTTCCGCCCGCTGTACGCGGTCGGCGGCCAGGATCTCGGCTATCTGCCCGGTAGTGAGAGCGAGAAGATGGGGCCGTGGGCGCAGGCCGTCTTCGACACCCTCGACGGGCTCGCCAGCCCGGAGGTGATGGAGGAGGTGCAGGCGCGCGGCATGCTGGAGGTGTTGCCGCTCACCCACATTCGCGGGCGGTCGCTGCACGACTCCTTCGTGATCGTGGACGAGGCGCAGTCTCTCGAACGCAATGTGCTGCTGACGGTGCTGAGCCGTTTGGGCAGCGGGTCGCGGGTGGTGCTGACGCACGATGTGGCGCAGCGCGACAACCTGCGGGTCGGCCGGCACGACGGTGTTGCCGCCGTGATCGAAAAGCTCAAGGGGCATCCGCTCTTCGCGCACATCACGCTGACCCGCAGCGAGCGGTCGCCGATCGCGGCACTGGTCACCGAGATGCTGGAGGAGTTCGGGCCGAACGCGTAA
- a CDS encoding DUF885 domain-containing protein has translation MAAHPLVTEYLRLGLAFDRLEEGFVDAYTGDPALRREIENAPAPQPRELANQAAALLKELPEAGLPADRTEFLEAHLRALECSGRKFAGDDISFIDEVHAYFDVEIAPGDEDDYREAHRQLDEALPGDGQLFERITAHRRGDEIPPERLRECVDAFSSALRELVRERYPLPDNERVEYEVVGDKPWSGFNYYLGNFQSKVAINSDLKQHLSQLPHLIAHESYPGHHTEHCRKEAGLVGAGQDEQTLFVVNTPQCLMAEGLADLALKSIVGPGWGRWAQDIYADLGLRFDGERAERMSTASGKLLGVRQDAALLLHDRGRSADAVAEFLQRWSLVTPERARQSLRFLSSPLWRAYISTYVEGYRLLGGWLDLAPDGENRSERFRRLLDEPLTPGAIRRM, from the coding sequence ATGGCAGCGCATCCACTCGTCACCGAATACCTGCGGCTGGGACTGGCTTTCGATCGGCTCGAGGAGGGCTTCGTCGACGCCTACACCGGTGATCCGGCCCTGCGGAGAGAAATCGAGAACGCACCCGCGCCGCAGCCGCGCGAGCTCGCGAACCAGGCCGCCGCACTGCTGAAGGAACTTCCGGAGGCGGGCCTGCCCGCCGACCGCACCGAATTCCTGGAGGCGCATCTGCGGGCCCTGGAATGCTCGGGTCGCAAATTCGCGGGCGACGACATCTCCTTCATCGACGAGGTGCACGCCTACTTCGATGTCGAGATCGCGCCCGGCGACGAGGACGACTACCGCGAGGCGCACCGGCAGTTGGACGAGGCGCTGCCCGGCGACGGACAGCTCTTCGAGCGCATCACCGCGCACCGCCGCGGCGACGAGATCCCGCCGGAACGCCTGCGCGAATGTGTGGACGCCTTCTCCAGCGCGCTGCGGGAGCTGGTGCGCGAGCGCTATCCGCTGCCCGACAACGAGCGGGTCGAATACGAAGTGGTGGGGGATAAGCCGTGGTCCGGCTTCAACTACTACCTCGGCAACTTCCAGTCCAAGGTCGCCATCAACTCCGACCTGAAACAGCATCTGTCACAGCTGCCGCATTTGATCGCGCACGAGTCGTATCCGGGCCATCACACCGAGCACTGCCGCAAGGAGGCCGGACTGGTCGGGGCCGGGCAGGACGAGCAGACGCTGTTCGTGGTCAATACCCCGCAGTGCCTGATGGCGGAGGGGCTGGCGGATCTGGCGCTGAAGTCGATCGTGGGGCCGGGCTGGGGCCGCTGGGCGCAGGACATCTACGCGGATCTCGGACTGCGCTTCGACGGGGAACGCGCCGAACGCATGTCGACCGCGTCCGGAAAGCTGCTGGGCGTGCGTCAGGATGCGGCGCTGCTGCTGCACGATCGCGGGCGCAGTGCCGATGCCGTCGCGGAATTCCTGCAGCGCTGGAGTCTGGTCACGCCGGAGCGGGCGCGGCAATCGCTGCGCTTTCTGTCCTCACCGCTGTGGCGGGCGTACATCAGTACGTATGTGGAGGGTTACCGGCTGCTCGGGGGCTGGCTGGACCTGGCGCCGGACGGCGAGAATCGGTCCGAGCGTTTTCGCCGCCTCTTGGACGAACCCCTCACACCCGGCGCGATTCGCCGGATGTGA